The following proteins are co-located in the Billgrantia tianxiuensis genome:
- the tldD gene encoding metalloprotease TldD has translation MTTSSPALLDTAVEILLHPGGLDIDALDAGLGHVLAPGVDYADLYFQRSWHESWVLEDGEVKEAGYNIDGGVGVRAMAGEKTGFAYSNQITLDALAETGRTASGIVRSGARLPLGSRVVSQGALRYAAIDPLAGLSAEEKIAMLKQADRVARAADPAVSQVSASLTGVHEVVLVRASDGTLAADIRPLVRFNVSVIAVRNGRRERGSAGGGGRYAMSRLRDDNAAERFAKEAVRQALVNLEAVDAPAGQMPVVLGPGWPGILLHEAVGHGLEGDFNRKGSSAFAGRMGQRVAAPGVTVVDDATLADRRGSMSVDDEGTPGQNTTLIEDGILTGYMQDKLNARLMGMTPTGNARRESFAHMPMPRMTNTYMLAGQDDPADIIGSVKRGIYAVSFGGGQVDITSGKFVFSASEAYLIENGRITVPVKGATLIGNGPEAMGRVSMIGHDLELDTGIGVCGKEGQGVPVGVGQPTLKLDELTVGGTQS, from the coding sequence ATGACGACATCTTCACCTGCCTTGCTCGATACCGCCGTCGAGATCCTATTGCACCCCGGTGGGCTGGATATCGACGCCCTCGATGCTGGACTCGGCCACGTGCTGGCTCCGGGGGTCGATTATGCCGACCTCTATTTCCAGAGAAGCTGGCACGAGAGCTGGGTGCTCGAGGATGGCGAGGTCAAGGAGGCCGGCTACAACATCGACGGGGGCGTCGGTGTGCGTGCCATGGCGGGCGAGAAGACCGGCTTCGCCTATTCCAACCAGATCACTCTCGATGCCCTGGCGGAAACGGGGCGCACGGCCTCGGGCATCGTGCGCAGCGGAGCGCGTCTTCCGCTTGGTTCCCGAGTCGTGAGCCAGGGCGCGTTGCGCTATGCCGCAATCGATCCTCTCGCCGGCCTGTCGGCGGAAGAGAAGATTGCCATGCTCAAGCAAGCCGACCGGGTGGCGCGTGCCGCCGACCCGGCTGTCTCCCAGGTCAGCGCATCGCTCACCGGCGTGCACGAGGTCGTGCTGGTGCGTGCCAGCGATGGCACCCTGGCGGCGGACATTCGGCCGCTGGTGCGTTTCAACGTCAGCGTCATTGCGGTCCGGAATGGACGACGTGAGCGTGGCAGTGCGGGTGGCGGCGGGCGCTATGCCATGTCGCGGCTGCGCGATGACAACGCCGCCGAGCGCTTTGCCAAGGAGGCGGTGCGTCAGGCGCTGGTAAACCTGGAGGCAGTGGACGCTCCGGCCGGGCAGATGCCGGTGGTGCTTGGCCCCGGTTGGCCGGGGATTCTGCTTCACGAGGCGGTGGGGCACGGCCTGGAGGGCGACTTCAACCGCAAGGGCAGTTCCGCCTTTGCCGGTCGCATGGGGCAACGTGTCGCTGCGCCTGGCGTGACGGTGGTGGACGATGCCACCCTGGCCGATCGGCGCGGCTCCATGAGCGTGGACGACGAAGGCACACCGGGCCAGAACACCACGTTGATCGAGGACGGCATCCTCACCGGCTACATGCAGGACAAGCTCAACGCCCGGCTGATGGGCATGACGCCCACCGGCAATGCCCGGCGCGAGTCGTTCGCCCACATGCCGATGCCGCGCATGACCAATACCTACATGCTGGCTGGCCAGGACGATCCGGCCGACATCATCGGCAGCGTCAAGCGTGGTATCTATGCGGTCAGCTTCGGCGGTGGCCAGGTGGACATCACCTCGGGCAAGTTCGTGTTCTCGGCGAGCGAAGCCTATTTGATTGAGAATGGCAGGATCACCGTGCCGGTGAAGGGCGCCACCCTGATCGGCAACGGGCCGGAGGCGATGGGGCGGGTGTCGATGATCGGCCACGACCTGGAACTCGACACTGGCATCGGCGTATGCGGCAAGGAGGGACAGGGCGTGCCGGTGGGGGTTGGCCAGCCGACGTTGAAGCTTGATGAGCTCACCGTTGGAGGAACGCAATCTTGA
- a CDS encoding AsmA-like C-terminal region-containing protein, producing the protein MTRSRLDLDGRDLGTALERLGQPVSIRSGETRVRSQLAWPGPPWQFALARSRGSIEVELRNGRFVNLESPTARVVGLLNVDNLVRRLRMDFSDVTGQGTAFDRVSGAATLYGGVLETNGPVLIDGPATSFTLDGTVDLARRELDQRLGVTVPVSSSLPLAAVIAGAPVVGGALFIADRLFGRAIDRVTRIHYRVRGPWTSPDITLETAE; encoded by the coding sequence TTGACTCGCTCGCGGCTCGATCTCGATGGGCGTGATCTGGGCACTGCACTGGAGCGGCTCGGTCAGCCGGTCTCGATCCGCAGCGGCGAGACGCGCGTGCGCAGTCAGCTGGCCTGGCCGGGACCGCCCTGGCAGTTCGCCCTGGCGCGTTCGCGAGGCAGTATCGAAGTCGAGTTGCGCAATGGCCGCTTCGTCAATCTGGAGTCGCCGACGGCGCGGGTGGTGGGGCTGCTCAACGTCGACAATCTGGTGCGCAGGTTGCGCATGGACTTTTCCGACGTGACCGGGCAGGGCACGGCCTTCGATCGGGTGAGTGGGGCTGCTACCCTGTATGGAGGCGTACTGGAAACCAATGGTCCGGTGCTCATCGATGGCCCGGCCACTTCCTTCACCCTGGACGGCACCGTCGATCTGGCACGACGGGAACTGGATCAGCGTCTGGGCGTCACAGTGCCAGTCAGTAGCAGCCTGCCGCTGGCCGCGGTTATCGCCGGTGCGCCAGTAGTGGGCGGTGCCCTGTTCATTGCCGACCGTCTGTTCGGCAGAGCCATCGACCGGGTCACCCGAATTCACTATCGCGTGCGAGGCCCCTGGACCTCGCCGGACATCACACTGGAAACCGCCGAATGA